The genomic region ATTTTGTTGAAGAATCTGGTAACTTTATTTCACATGATTTTATTACTAATAAACTTAAAAATATAATTTATAAAATACAATATATTCAAAACAAATCTAAAATAGGTAGTGTTCTTAAAGAAAGTTTTAAAATAATAATTGTGGGAAAACCAAATTCTGGTAAATCTAGTCTTTTTAATTCTTTATCTTTGCGTGATTCAGCTATAGTTACAGATATAAAAGGTACTACTAGAGATTTATTACGTGAATTTATCAGTTTGAAAAATGGTATTTTAGTAGAATTAGTTGATACTGCTGGTTTTCATAATACTTCTAACTATATAGAAAAAATTGGTATAGATCGTACTTGGAAAGAAATTAGTTCTTCTAATCATATTTTATTTGTCGTAGATAAAAGTTCTAAAGATATAAATGAATTAGAATTATATTCAGATTTTACAAAAAAAATATCTCACAAAGTTAATGTTACTTTAATCTTAAACAAAATAGATAAAATTAATGAAATACCTAAAATAAAAAAACATAATAATTTTTATTCAATTAGTTTATCAGTTTTAAATAATAAAGGGGTTGACATTTTATTAAAACATTTAAATTTTATTACAACAAATAATTGTAGTTTTGAAGGTAGTTTTTTAGCTAGAAGACGTCACTTAGAATCCATTAAATTAGCATATAATAAAATTTGTAAAGCTTATACTTACTGGAAAAAATACTTTAATTATGAATTGTTAGCTGAAGATTTAATTATTTCTCAAAAATTCTTGGACGAAATAACTGGTAAAATTACTTCAGATGATTTGTTAGGTAGAATATTTTCTAAATTTTGTATTGGAAAATAATATATTTTATTTTTTTATTTCTTTTAAATTATTTATAGTTTTGCTGCCCGAAGGTGGAATTGAACCACCGACACAGGGATTTTCAGTCCCTTGCTCTACCAACTGAGCTATTCGGGCTTTATGTCATTTTATACAAAGTAATTTTATTAAATTAAACTAATAAAAACTCTATCATATTTATATAAATTGTGTCAATTAAAATTAAAATATAAGTAAATAATTTTTTTTTAAAATATTTAATACAACCCTTGAAAGTCTTCATATTTATCCATATATATAGAAGTAAGATTCATCTTGTAGAAAAACTTGTGAATCAGTTTTTAACGATATATCAAAATTTTTACAAGGGGAGATATAATTAAATGAAAATTCGTCCATTACACGATCGTGTAATTGTTAAGCGTAAAGAAGTTGAATCTAAATCTGCAGGTGGAATTGTATTAACAGGTTCTGCTGCGGGTAAATCTACTAGAGGTAAAGTTGTTGCTGTAGGAAATGGTCGTGTATTAGATAATGGAAATATCAAACCATTAGATGTAAAATTAGGAGATACTGTAATTTTTAATGAAGGTTATGGTGCTAAAACTGAAAAAATTGATAATGAAGAAGTATTAATTCTTACAGAAAGTGATATTTTAGCAATAGTTGAAGAATAAATAATAGTTATTTTAATTTTTTTAGTAATAATATATTAACAAATTTTATATCAATCAAAAATGCATTTAAGGGAAATGTCAAATGGCAGCTAAAGACGTAAAGTTTGGTAATGACGCACGTGTAAAAATGCTTAAAGGCGTAAATGTTTTAGCCGATGCAGTGAAAGTTACTCTTGGTCCTAAAGGAAGAAATGTAGTTTTAGATAAATCTTTTGGAGCACCTGCTATAACTAAAGACGGTGTATCTGTTGCACGTGAAATTGAACTAGAAGATAAGTTTGAAAATATGGGCGCACAGATGGTTAAAGAAGTTGCGTCTAAAGCTAATGATGCTGCTGGTGATGGTACTACTACAGCTACTTTGTTAGCTCAAGCAATAGTTAATGAAGGATTAAAAGCTGTTGCTGCTGGTAT from Buchnera aphidicola (Neophyllaphis podocarpi) harbors:
- a CDS encoding co-chaperone GroES, giving the protein MKIRPLHDRVIVKRKEVESKSAGGIVLTGSAAGKSTRGKVVAVGNGRVLDNGNIKPLDVKLGDTVIFNEGYGAKTEKIDNEEVLILTESDILAIVEE
- the mnmE gene encoding tRNA uridine-5-carboxymethylaminomethyl(34) synthesis GTPase MnmE, coding for MFVSDIDTITSQATPVGQGGIGIIRVSGTRSNIVSLKILKKIPKPRYASFLNFFDINGNIIDKGIALWFPSPNSFTGEDTLELHAHGGQIVLDLIIKNILYIKGIRIAKPGEFSERAFLNGKIDLTQAEAICDLIQATSEHAVRASINSLSGVFSRKVNDLSSIITKLRVFLETEINFVEESGNFISHDFITNKLKNIIYKIQYIQNKSKIGSVLKESFKIIIVGKPNSGKSSLFNSLSLRDSAIVTDIKGTTRDLLREFISLKNGILVELVDTAGFHNTSNYIEKIGIDRTWKEISSSNHILFVVDKSSKDINELELYSDFTKKISHKVNVTLILNKIDKINEIPKIKKHNNFYSISLSVLNNKGVDILLKHLNFITTNNCSFEGSFLARRRHLESIKLAYNKICKAYTYWKKYFNYELLAEDLIISQKFLDEITGKITSDDLLGRIFSKFCIGK